One genomic segment of Sparus aurata chromosome 24, fSpaAur1.1, whole genome shotgun sequence includes these proteins:
- the gpr137c gene encoding integral membrane protein GPR137C codes for MFSAGEEVKSHLFTSLKESHGAAISPTLELSLTTVYTVLYSFLFVFVYLQLWLILHYGHKRFSYQSVFLFLCLLWAALRTTLFSFYFKNVVQANQLQPLAYWLLYCCPVCLQFFTLCLLNLYFTQVMFKAKAKYSPELTKYKVPLRLFFLCLSIFFLVVNLTCALLVQGALERSESPSDVGVRHAVLARVLINDSLFVLCAVSLAVCIFKIAKMSSANVYLESKGTSVCQATAIGAVVILLYTSRACYNLVVVALSPQDRPSPFNYGWYSVSDQADVQEISGEAYIVFGIILFFWELLPTSLVVVFFRVQRPNQNLAPGGMINSHSFSSRAYFFDNPRRYDSDDDLSRSVNSRNDRASLLSTTPQLGTSSWYGAIQRNGTLTEGVASAQQPPSSTAPLLFAYGNIQSHNHHHHNYYSTPQNNNYHHHHHSNFYSTPQNYYCGSQTYFCTPQN; via the exons TGTTTACCTCACTGAAGGAGTCCCATGGAGCTGCCATCTCCCCAACACTGGAGCTCAGTCTGACCACCGTCTACACCGTCCTCTActctttcctgtttgttttcgtCTACCTGCAGCTCTGGCTCATTCTGCACTACGGACACAAGCGCTTCAGCTAccagagtgtgtttttgtttctgtgtttgctgtgggCCGCGCTGAGGACGACCCTCTTCTCTTTCTACTTTAAAAATGTGGTGCAGGCGAACCAGCTGCAGCCTCTGGCCTACTGGCTGCTCTACTGCTGCCCCGTCTGCCTGCAGTTCTTCACCCTCTGTCTGCTCAACCTCTACTTCACACAG GTGATGTTTAAGGCTAAAGCCAAGTACTCCCCAGAGCTCACCAAATACAA ggTTCCTCTGCGTTTGTTCTTCCTGTGtctcagtatttttttcctggTGGTGAATTTGACGTGTGCATTGTTAGTGCAAGGAGCTCTGGAGCGCTCTGAGTCACCGAG TGACGTGGGTGTCAGACATGCAGTCCTGGCCCGGGTCTTGATCAACGACAGTCTGTTTGTCCTGTGTGCCGTCTCTCTTGCTGTCTGCATCTTCAAGATTGCCAAGATGTCCTCTGCCAACGTTTACCTTGAATCCAAG GGTACATCAGTGTGTCAGGCGACGGCCATAGGAGCCGTGGTCATTCTGCTCTACACGTCCAGGGCCTGTTACAACCTGGTGGTGGTGGCCCTGTCGCCACAGGACAGACCCAGTCCCTTCAACTACGGCTGGTACAGTGTCTCTGATCAG GCCGATGTGCAGGAGATCAGCGGTGAAGCCTACATCGTGTTCGGAATCATTCTGTTCTTCTGGGAACTGCTACCCACAAGCCTAGTGGTGGTTTTCTTCCGAGTCCAGAGACCCAACCAAAACCTG GCTCCAGGAGGGATGATCAACAGCCACAGTTTCAGCTCCAGAGCTTATTTCTTTGACAACCCTCGACGGTACGATAGTGATGACGACCTGTCCAGAAGCGTTAATAGTAGGAACGATCGGGCCAG TCTCCTCTCCACCACTCCTCAGCTGGGTACGTCTAGTTGGTATGGCGCCATCCAGCGCAATGGGACTCTGACAGAGGGCGTCGCATCTGCCCAGCAACCACCATCGTCCACGGCCCCGCTCCTCTTTGCCTACGGAAACATCCAGAGTCACAACCACCACCATCACAACTACTACTCCACCCCGCAGAACAACAActaccaccatcaccatcacagTAACTTCTACTCGACGCCACAGAATTATTACTGCGGGTCGCAGACGTACTTCTGCACCCCACAGAATTGA
- the acp2 gene encoding lysosomal acid phosphatase isoform X1, translating to MGSVAVLFLLTVGCVCGKAAAERQLAYVTVLFRHGDRSPVKAYPTDPHQESDWPQGFGQLSQEGMRQHFDLGHFLRNRYKGFLSESYDRHEISVRSTDYDRTLMSAEANLAGLYPPSGQQVFTPNLKWQPIPVHTVPQNEERLLSFPLNDCPRYKQLMNETEHTEEFLNVTTTYEDVIELVRNKTGLNKTNVESVWSVYDTLFCESRHNMSAPDWVTPEVMEKLRVLKDFGFQVIFGVYNQQEKSRLQGGILLGEIVKNLSKMAVPDPERKLKMMMLSAHDTTVAALQASLNVFNGRQPPYASCQIFELYRDENGSASVSMLYRNDSKVEPYPLQLPGCALDCPLEEFVRITKLSISEDRDKECQVPSKGRDTEVILSLAVSGCLLFLLVAILLGIICWQKEPMSNRGYHHVINQEAGDES from the exons tTGTTTCGCCATGGCGACCGGTCGCCAGTCAAAGCCTATCCCACCGACCCGCACCAAGAGAGCGACTGGCCACAAGGCTTCGGACAGCTATCACAG GAGGGGATGAGGCAACACTTTGACCTGGGCCACTTTCTGAGGAATCGATACAAAGGATTCCTCAGTGAATCTTATGACAGACACGAG ATCTCAGTTCGAAGTACAGATTACGATCGCACCCTGATGAGCGCTGAAGCCAACCTTGCAG GTCTGTACCCCCCCTCTGGTCAGCAGGTCTTCACTCCAAACTTGAAGTGGCAGCCGATACCTGTGCACACAGTGCCACAAAATGAAGAGAGG CTTCTGTCGTTTCCTCTGAATGACTGCCCACGCTACAAACAGCTGATGAATGAAACTGAACACACGGAGGAATTCCTTAATGTTACCACAACATATGAG GACGTTATAGAGCTGGTGAGGAATAAAACGGGACTGAATAAAACCAACGTGGAGTCAGTCTGGAGCGTGTACGACACACTCTTCTGCGAG TCCCGTCACAACATGTCAGCTCCTGACTGGGTGACTCCCGAAGTCATGGAGAAGCTCCGAGTGCTCAAAGACTTTGGATTTCAG GTCATATTTGGGGTCTACAATCAACAAGAAAAGAGCCGGCTGCAGGGAG GTATACTGCTGGGTGAAATAGTAAAGAATCTTTCCAAGATGGCCGTCCCAGACCCGGAACGGAAACTGAAAATGATGATGCTGTCAGCG CATGACACCACTGTGGCAGCCCTCCAGGCCAGCTTGAATGTGTTCAATGGTCGACAGCCGCCGTATGCCTCCTGCCAAATATTTGAGCTGTACAGGGATGAGAACgg CTCTGCTTCTGTGTCAATGTTGTACCGGAATGACAGCAAAGTGGAGCCGTACCCTCTGCAGTTACCAGGCTGCGCCCTTGACTGCCCCCTGGAGGAGTTTGTGAGAATCACAAAGCTCTCTATTTCAGAAGACCGGGACAAGGAGTGTCAAGTGCCTTCAAAAGGGAGAGATACAG aagtGATCTTGAGTCTGGCGGTGTCCGGCtgtctgctcttcctcctcgtgGCCATCCTCCTCGGCATCATCTGTTGGCAGAAGGAGCCAATGAGCAACCGGGGATACCACCACGTGATCAACCAGGAAGCGGGAGACGAATCCTGA
- the acp2 gene encoding lysosomal acid phosphatase isoform X2 gives MRQHFDLGHFLRNRYKGFLSESYDRHEISVRSTDYDRTLMSAEANLAGLYPPSGQQVFTPNLKWQPIPVHTVPQNEERLLSFPLNDCPRYKQLMNETEHTEEFLNVTTTYEDVIELVRNKTGLNKTNVESVWSVYDTLFCESRHNMSAPDWVTPEVMEKLRVLKDFGFQVIFGVYNQQEKSRLQGGILLGEIVKNLSKMAVPDPERKLKMMMLSAHDTTVAALQASLNVFNGRQPPYASCQIFELYRDENGSASVSMLYRNDSKVEPYPLQLPGCALDCPLEEFVRITKLSISEDRDKECQVPSKGRDTEVILSLAVSGCLLFLLVAILLGIICWQKEPMSNRGYHHVINQEAGDES, from the exons ATGAGGCAACACTTTGACCTGGGCCACTTTCTGAGGAATCGATACAAAGGATTCCTCAGTGAATCTTATGACAGACACGAG ATCTCAGTTCGAAGTACAGATTACGATCGCACCCTGATGAGCGCTGAAGCCAACCTTGCAG GTCTGTACCCCCCCTCTGGTCAGCAGGTCTTCACTCCAAACTTGAAGTGGCAGCCGATACCTGTGCACACAGTGCCACAAAATGAAGAGAGG CTTCTGTCGTTTCCTCTGAATGACTGCCCACGCTACAAACAGCTGATGAATGAAACTGAACACACGGAGGAATTCCTTAATGTTACCACAACATATGAG GACGTTATAGAGCTGGTGAGGAATAAAACGGGACTGAATAAAACCAACGTGGAGTCAGTCTGGAGCGTGTACGACACACTCTTCTGCGAG TCCCGTCACAACATGTCAGCTCCTGACTGGGTGACTCCCGAAGTCATGGAGAAGCTCCGAGTGCTCAAAGACTTTGGATTTCAG GTCATATTTGGGGTCTACAATCAACAAGAAAAGAGCCGGCTGCAGGGAG GTATACTGCTGGGTGAAATAGTAAAGAATCTTTCCAAGATGGCCGTCCCAGACCCGGAACGGAAACTGAAAATGATGATGCTGTCAGCG CATGACACCACTGTGGCAGCCCTCCAGGCCAGCTTGAATGTGTTCAATGGTCGACAGCCGCCGTATGCCTCCTGCCAAATATTTGAGCTGTACAGGGATGAGAACgg CTCTGCTTCTGTGTCAATGTTGTACCGGAATGACAGCAAAGTGGAGCCGTACCCTCTGCAGTTACCAGGCTGCGCCCTTGACTGCCCCCTGGAGGAGTTTGTGAGAATCACAAAGCTCTCTATTTCAGAAGACCGGGACAAGGAGTGTCAAGTGCCTTCAAAAGGGAGAGATACAG aagtGATCTTGAGTCTGGCGGTGTCCGGCtgtctgctcttcctcctcgtgGCCATCCTCCTCGGCATCATCTGTTGGCAGAAGGAGCCAATGAGCAACCGGGGATACCACCACGTGATCAACCAGGAAGCGGGAGACGAATCCTGA